Proteins from a single region of Mucilaginibacter daejeonensis:
- a CDS encoding FecR family protein produces MKTFEDERHEFRFYVKSNGAMRPKQIKNSLRTSDLIIRFLRDKLTADERVELATWLNSDGRNKALLKRIFDEKLAQEDARMTGQFDTDEAFQRLMTNIKHAKAQPEAKVRSIRSYYKVAAAAAIIVIVLTAGLLILKYDTANKAMPVASTNSVKHTSSIVLTLSNGKQVDLEQQKQGVITSLGSAVISKDANGTLTYSSNNRSNDNISGFTVNKIDIPRGKRYELVLPDGSKVWLNSQTVLTFPTDFGPSERVVELSGEAYFEVQHMDNKPFKVRSRSQTVQVLGTHFNISAYPDDDRVVTTLTSGSVKVFDANSSCLLKPGQQAQKADASGGFDVSTADLNEVLGWKDGVLLFKDATIEELMQTVSRAFDVDVEVDPRVKGRHFGGSYLVRNGLHNLLRNLEQTEVVHFKINGRRVSVMP; encoded by the coding sequence TTGAAAACCTTTGAAGATGAGCGGCACGAGTTCCGTTTCTATGTGAAATCGAACGGAGCTATGCGGCCAAAACAAATAAAGAACAGTTTAAGGACCAGTGATCTGATCATCAGGTTTTTGAGAGATAAACTTACGGCCGATGAACGCGTTGAGCTCGCGACATGGTTGAATAGTGACGGCCGTAACAAAGCGCTGTTAAAAAGGATTTTTGATGAAAAACTGGCTCAGGAAGATGCGCGGATGACCGGGCAGTTCGACACTGATGAGGCTTTTCAACGGTTGATGACCAATATCAAGCATGCTAAAGCTCAGCCAGAGGCCAAAGTAAGGTCAATAAGATCTTACTATAAGGTTGCCGCAGCAGCAGCGATCATCGTGATCGTCTTAACGGCTGGCCTGTTGATCTTGAAATATGATACTGCGAACAAGGCTATGCCTGTCGCATCTACTAATTCGGTCAAGCATACCTCATCTATTGTGCTCACCTTATCCAATGGTAAGCAAGTTGACCTTGAACAGCAAAAGCAAGGAGTGATCACCTCGTTGGGCTCGGCAGTAATATCAAAAGATGCTAACGGTACACTTACTTATAGCTCAAATAACAGGAGTAACGATAACATAAGCGGCTTTACTGTCAATAAGATCGATATACCGCGTGGAAAGCGATATGAGCTGGTGCTGCCAGATGGTAGCAAGGTATGGCTCAACTCCCAAACGGTACTTACGTTCCCGACCGATTTTGGGCCGTCAGAACGTGTGGTCGAACTCTCAGGCGAAGCTTATTTCGAGGTTCAGCATATGGACAACAAACCGTTCAAGGTACGTTCAAGATCGCAAACGGTACAGGTTTTAGGTACGCATTTCAATATCAGTGCTTATCCTGATGATGACCGTGTGGTAACCACTTTGACAAGCGGCTCGGTCAAGGTATTCGATGCTAACAGTTCCTGCTTACTGAAACCGGGTCAGCAGGCGCAAAAGGCTGATGCATCAGGCGGGTTCGATGTGTCAACAGCAGATCTTAACGAGGTGCTTGGCTGGAAGGATGGCGTATTGTTATTTAAAGATGCCACGATAGAAGAATTGATGCAGACCGTATCGCGCGCCTTTGATGTGGATGTGGAGGTAGACCCACGTGTAAAAGGCCGCCATTTTGGCGGCAGCTACCTGGTCAGGAACGGACTTCATAATCTGTTACGCAATCTTGAACAAACTGAAGTTGTACACTTTAAGATCAATGGAAGGAGGGTCAGCGTAATGCCTTAA